TAGCTATTCACCTCTCTTGGAGCCCACCAGTATTAGCGAAGCAAAAGAATTGATCGATTGGGCCTTTGATCTGTCGACTCGGTTCGCCTGTCATGTCATGTACAGAAGTTATACGCGGCTTTCGCATTCGAGCGCTCTCGTTGAATTTGAAGATTTGCTTCGCGAACCTGTCCTTGCGCAAACGGATAATTCGACTTCCTTAAACCCGTATCTCGCAAGGCCCAAGCACGCTCAGGTCGTTGCGCGACTGGCGGAAATAAGAAAATACTTCGAGAAGGCCATGTTCAATTCCTATGAAGGCCCGGAGAATCCCGCACTAATCATAGTGAGCAGTGGCAACGGGTACAGTTGTGCCCGAGATGCGATAGAGCTGCTTGGCTTGGAAGCCTTGGTAGGCATCCTGAAAATAGTCACACTTTGGCCTTTCCCGCTCGATACTGTGATCCAGCACTTAAGCAGAGCGAGAGACGTACTCGTTGCTGAAGAGGTAGATCCCTTTGTTGAGGTGCACGTTAAAAGTGCTTTAGTTGAAAAGGGCCTCAGCAGGAAAGTTTATGGCCGGGAATCGGGGCATATTGATGCCTACGGCGAAATCACACCTGACCGGGTAGCCGAAGCGATTACCAGAATACTCAACGTCGGAACTGATCTTCGTCAGAATGACTACCAAGTTCTTGTCACTGAACAGGCCGAACCTCTTATTAAGGAAAGGGAAGTAAGTTGGTGCGCCGGATGTCCCCACCGAGCTAGCTTCTGGGCACTAACTAAAGCAGTCAAGGCGGAACGCAGGGACATTTACGTCACCGGCGACATCGGATGTTACACCTTAGATGTTTTCCCCGGGGGCAAGGCGCAAATGAATGTGTTACATGCAATGGGATCTGGGGCTGGACTGGCTTCGGGGTTTGGGAAACTGAAGCAATTCGGCTACCATCAACCGGTTGTGTCGATTTGTGGTGACTCTACGTTCTTCCATGCTAGCATCCCTGCTGTAGTAAATGCAGTC
This Pseudomonadota bacterium DNA region includes the following protein-coding sequences:
- a CDS encoding thiamine pyrophosphate-dependent enzyme, which produces MNSSRILLGNEAIARGALKAGVAYAAGYPGTPSSEIIDSLSKHKDSSSLYVEWSVNEKVAAESAAAAAIAGLRSITPMKNAGLSVALDFLTHLSMTGLGNRRGAMVVVVCDDPDGHSSGDETDSRWLARFSYSPLLEPTSISEAKELIDWAFDLSTRFACHVMYRSYTRLSHSSALVEFEDLLREPVLAQTDNSTSLNPYLARPKHAQVVARLAEIRKYFEKAMFNSYEGPENPALIIVSSGNGYSCARDAIELLGLEALVGILKIVTLWPFPLDTVIQHLSRARDVLVAEEVDPFVEVHVKSALVEKGLSRKVYGRESGHIDAYGEITPDRVAEAITRILNVGTDLRQNDYQVLVTEQAEPLIKEREVSWCAGCPHRASFWALTKAVKAERRDIYVTGDIGCYTLDVFPGGKAQMNVLHAMGSGAGLASGFGKLKQFGYHQPVVSICGDSTFFHASIPAVVNAVHNRSEFLLIILDNRTTAMTGFQPHPGTNLNATGGSATPVSLEKLFRSIGCDVTVADPFDSKDTIKTIRRLLRGQGVQVLILRRMCELLRMRQEKIKPYMIAIKSDQCKGVKCAVCTTRFGCPGIVLDPTTAKAMLKPEICSGCGVCAEICPSKAIERRMP